In Sparus aurata chromosome 5, fSpaAur1.1, whole genome shotgun sequence, the genomic window tgcattttattcatCTCAGTCTTTTCTTTCTACTCGTTTGTGTTTTGTCCAGGTGTGTACgaatgtgtcagtgtgagtcAGGGCTGTGGGTAAACTTTAACAGCGGTGTTAActcctctgatctctctctcgGTGGGGAGACGAGTACAGCCGTAGAGATGGAGCACCTTCAACCTGAAGGAACATAGACGAAAGTAAAATGTCTGCAGAGCAAAGGCTGGATGTTCGGCGTCTGTATTAGGCACAACAACATAGGCAGAGATAAACTCTCTCTGATCTGCTGTATCGGTCCAATAATTACACCACTAGCAGCTGATCAGTCTCCGCTTCACAAGAAATCGCACCACAAAGTCGTCATTGTattcatgttgtacagtgttggTACAGGCTTCATTTTGATCATCACTCTGCTCATCATGACAAAGAGGAACTGCcagcatgttgtgtgtttggaaAGTCTTACATGTTATTAAAAAAAGCCAAGTGAACTCATTTTTAAGAGGGAACTTCAAAAATGTTGTCAGCTTTGACCAAATTAATGTCCAGACAATTCAACTAATACATAATAAACATGTGTTGATTTGTTTGTCAGCAAAGTGCAACTTTACAGTTGAAAGCAGGGAACTGTTTTTTGTGAATGACTTTACAGCGCAGAGTTAAACGAATTACCGATAAATACACACTCTGTGTATTTGCCTGTGTATGTTTACCTCCTGCAGCGTCTGCAGAGCTTCAGTATGTTCTCCCGGCTGATGTGGCAGAAACTGAGTTTGACAGTTTGAAGGTGTCCACTGCAGTAATTTGCCAGCAGAGAAACcctgtgacacacaaacacactgtttctgtaagTCACTGGGACATTTTACTCCTCGCCATCACATTGCTTGATATCTGGGCCACACGCAGCTGAAGTGCACAAGGAAGTATTTATGTTACAGTAGATGCAGAGAAACATTCAGTGGCGTCGGACCCTCTGTTTCCGGTTCCAGTGGAGCTGAGATCCAGCTGCTCAAGTCTTCTACACCCCAGAGCCAGAGACCGAACTCCTGCATCTGTCACCGCCTTACAACCGCTCACATCGAGggatctgacacacacaaacacacactgtgagtgTCAGTAACACATTAGTCATGACTATCATCCCCATAACTGCACCAGCATGAGTCGAACTCCACTGATAACCCAGAGAAAAGAGCACAAGTATGGCAGCATAGGTCAAGCataggtgtgtgtttgtatctgtgtACCTGATATAAGGTGTGTATTTGCTTAAGTTCAGCAGTGTCAGGTCGGTCACTCCAGGGCAGGAGTTCAAGGTCAGACTCTGAATTCTGACACAGTTTTGAAGCAGAGTGTCCACTGTGGGGTCAGTAACCTGTCACATTAacaacagacacagagaggacatTTAACTCTCTACGTAAGACTTTGTATTGCATGAATTTCAAAGTTAAAATTCAACATATCTGGAATTTCCAGTTGCAGAATTTGAAACCCACCGCCTGCAATCCGGTGAGATTAAGTGAAATGAGACATTTGAGCCGTGATGTCATCAATGTGAGACTGTGTGCGTTGACTTTCGGCACCTGTCCGATGTTGAGATGCTCAAGGCGAGGACAGATCTGAAGCACAAAAACTGGAAACCTGCTCATACTGTTCATGTAGCAGAGAACATATTGTTGTTGCGTTGCTCTGTATAATCAGTCTCTCTCACATGTTAAAGTGTGTCTGAACAGTTTAAAACCAGAGAAACTGCATTCGATTGCTTTTCAAATTAATCGAATACCTCAAACACTGTCTGTAGACACGATGGAGTGAGGAACTGACAGCCGAACATCTCCAATCTGCACAGACTGAtgtgaaaacacactcacacaaactccTTAGCATATTGAGTTACATGACAGGGAAAGTCCATTGCTGGAGGTGGCTGTCGTCATTACCAAGAGgaacaaaaactaaaataatcagGTAGTTAATTTGGATTTTGAGAGCATGAAACTTCAAGCAACGTTGGGGTTAAAGGGACAataatcacacacagacatccaCATGCACATTTATGAAGACAGTTCATCTAAAGTCAAAGACAGGAAATttgtatgcacacacaaatgtttGTCTGATGAACCTCGAAGTGCATTAAAGAATCTTTCACTGACCTTTCTTTGTGTCTCATGACAAGTCTCGTCAGTGGGTCATCAGTGACATGACAGCCATTCAGGACAACAGATTTTAATTGCAACCTACAGGAAACACAAATGAAGCATCGTTCAGGGaagctttttaaatgtgcagtgGATTTTTACGCAGCGTGTGAATTTTTTCTGAGAGATACTGTTGTCGAAAAAGAGAAAACTTAATGATATTTCTATGTCTATGTTCCAAAATGCCAACTGTGTTTGATCAATTACTGATGCGgatatttttttaagtgtgtttgAACTGACTCTGAGCGTCCGTCACTCAGAGCTTTCACTCCCGTGTCCGTTGCTCCGCTCCAGCTCACATCCACTCGGGTCACACGATCACAACGCCGACCGATCAGTGCCAGCATCTGGTCACCATGGAGACCTGGACCAGTACAACTTGTGACTTTGAGCTCCTTTAAGTAACGAATGAAACAACAGTGAGTTTGCATGTGACAttatatgataaaaaataaaacacagaacaaaaaacagaagtgagTGAGGTCATCTTTAACACGCAAATCCTTTCGCCTTCCCTTTGATGAAAAGCCGATGAGTTTCTTATTGTTTATAGCAACATTACAAACTCACCTATTGTGTCATCGTTAAACCTCAGTTTAAAAGCTCATCTTAATTAagattaatacatattttattatgcatttattagctgttaacttttctttttgcagcTCCTGGGACTAATACGAGAACAATGCCTTATCAAGGTTAATAAATCCTATAAATCGTTATGACCTGTTAGCAAACACTTATCAGAAAGGGTGTCAAAATAAAGTGTTACTGATTCCTTACataacacacagacagcacagtgGCTTATTGATTAACAGGATCTAAACCAGCAACTTGAGGGTCACGCTCTAAAGTCATGAGATGACAAACATCTAGAGGCTTTCACCAAATGTCAATCCTCTACAACAGCTTTTCTTTAGCTGCCTCTGACCCTCCATGTCTGATCTGAGTGACCACAAAAGGAAATCTTGACTTGACTCGATGGGTTTTTTTACCTCCAGAGTTTTTCCACACAGAGTGAAAAACATCTCCAGCCCAGCGGAGGTGAGAGACGGTGCACTGCAGCTGTACAGACACAGACTGCGAGGACGACGTCTGCTCAGATGGAGTAACCACCTCTCCGTCAGGGCGCAGTTTTCGATCATCAGATCTTTCCCTTCAGACAGAGAAAGGTTTATTGTTTAGTGTATCAGTCTGTTTGGGTGATTCAGtgacctgcagtgtgtgtgtgcagtgcagGTCTGAGAGCATGTGATGGTGCAGGTCTGAGTTATCTTACAGTATGTTTGTCCAGGGAGTGGTACAGTACAGCACCGCGCTGGAAGTACTGACATCATGAGAACACACCATGTGCtctgacacacactgcagaggtcCTACTAATGTCATTAATGGTGGTGGAAAACTGCTTTTAGTCAAGAAGGATTCTCAAGCGCAACTTTGAGAACTGTTTTTAGTGTATTTATCAAATTTTCATACCGTCTCTTTCTTCAGTTAATCAgaaaatatacacatttttaaatcatcagATCTGGAGAAAGATGATTTTCACTGAAGGATGAAGCGTTCCTTTATAGATTAAGAacattctctcttttcttcagcaaaaaacaatatataaagCCCCTCTTGAATTAGCTGGAAAATGCATCATCACAAAGCTAAAACAGGTTTCTCTGAGCTCTTGAATGATACTTTAATACTCCTGTCAAGACTTTTATTCTTTTACATGAGGtgttgaatgcaggactttccCTTGCAGTGGAGTATTTTCAGTGTTGTATTCGATATGACAGCCGTCCATTTCTGACTATATTTTTTCTGAATATGATGCATATCTATCCTCAGTATCTTAGATGACATGAACTCCAGATTGCAGATAGCAGTAAAAATATGGTCCCTTTCTGCCCGGGAAGTGAATATTCTCTGAACTGTGACTCTCATGATCAGTCTGGATAGAGTATCAGTCTGGATATCATCGTATTTGGATCAAATCTTGGAATAATATCTCTGGATTCTTGGAGCTTTTGCGCAGCATTTTCACATGCAGAGGAGCATTTTCACAGTTTGGCATtgatacttttacttgagtaggTAATCAGAACACTTCCTCAACTGCTGGTAAATTGAGTACCTCACCTGAGCTTTTAAAAAGCCAAACAGCAAAAGGTTACTTAACACTGACTATAGCTATTCAAAGTGGAGACTCACAGAGTGTGTGATCAGAGGCCAGTGTGTGCAGGCGGCTGCAGACCTGCAGCACTCTGCACAGGTCACTGTGAGGCAGCAGAGACAGGATGGACAGCCACACCTCGTCAGGCAGAGACAACCAGCGGGGACATACAGGGACACCTGCTGGCTGACCGGTGTTATaacaacatcacacacagtTAAGATGATACATAACGATCGATCAAAACACATATTCGATAGAAAGCCAATTGCAAATTCTAGAATTCCTTTGAAAACATCTAATATCCAGAAATAAAGATTTCTTACACTGAATCCGCAGTCAGTTTGTTCACATCGACATGCAGCTGTGAGGGCAAACAGAAGTAAATGTGTTATTCTTGTAAATAGTCAACAAAAGTTATAATTCTTAGAAATGTTTTGGCCTCAAACATGTAATGTTCTCAAGAGAACCTTTCACTGATGAAGTCATAACCTTTAAATGAACAGAAACCTCCTGAGGACTTGATATCTCGacataatgagattaaacatgATTAGCACAAGTTTACACAGAGAACTCTTCAACAACTGTAATGAATATCCTCTTTATCTTGGCGTGAAATTAATTTAAAGAAAGTGTCCTCAAGAGGAACACAAGCAAATCTGTTTATCTGCAACATAAGCCCAATAAAATCCAGCTGTTCATATGACTCTGTTTTTGTGATTTACTTCACGTCATAATGTTTTCGTAGGTGATATTCTGAGTTGAGCTCACTTGGTGATGTTGGTCTGCGGTCCTCGTGAAGAGCTGTGCGTGTCCTTGTAGGTGGCCGACATTTGTGTGTATCCCTACAGGCTGAAGTAGTTTCCACTTTGTcctctggtgtgtgtttgattaCTCCTGAGGGCCGAGGTCTGCACGGGGACAGAGGGACAGGTGCGGCTTCAATACTACGGCACCGGACACTTCAGGCTAATGTGAAATACCCGAGCAGATAGTAGATGATAATCTTGTCTGTGAAGAAGCGCACTTTTTCCtggaattgtgtgtgtgtgtgagactgtttcaacatttgtaagtgtgaaaccacgggatatttttgacaagggACTACTGTTTTTCAAAAGTTTCAGACGGGACATCATTGGATGTTGTTAAGGAGACATTGGGACAattccagatgtgtttgtggaAACAAGAACACTGACATTTTTGTCAAAATCTATCTTTTCGTGATCTAACAAAGTGGTTTTAGTGCCTGCATCTAACAAGATCATTCATATAGCACTGTCACAACATAAAGTAGATTCAACCTAAGGGAAAATATGTTGCAACATATCTGTATTCATACATTACCAACATCTATTCTACTGATGGGGTTGGTTTAATGAGAAtggattgttttattttgcattacGTCGATGTACATATTTGGCACCACGTGTGTTACCTTTgcgttatttctttatttgttatgGAAGACAGGGAGACACGTGGCAACGAGGCACCTCGACCACCTTTGACATGACTCCGACAACGCTTCACGTTTGGCTTACATCCGAGTCTCTTTGGAAACAAACCTAAACACAGACAAATACAGAATAAAACTCACATAGACAAACATATACAGGATATTcatgcaaacatacacacaaacagtttgcaaatccttattatcatcattataattCATTTAATAATTATTACAGCCTCTGTGTGAAGAGGggcaaatgaaaacagaaacttagaataaaaaacttaaaataaaagccTTCAGATTTGATCTAAATATAAGTTCAATCAGCAGAAACAGTTTACCCTTTGATAGAATGATGTCCACTTGAGTTGACAGATGTATTTTCTGATAacattgaataaaaatgtgctCCTCTTGTTTGTCATCTTTCCTGTCCTATAAATTAGGTTTCTATTTCGGACCTGAACTGAAGGTTTAGAACCACATCTCTGACATTGTTTATAAGATATTAAATACCTGGGTCAGGGGTGAGTGCAGCTCTCTCCTCCACAGTGGGAACATTATCAGTTGACGTCACGCCTCCTGCAGTTCTTTTCAGCAATCCTCCACTTTTGTTGCTTTGATGGCCCAAACGTTTGCTGGTGGTTACAGCACAAATGGCTGCAGGTTTTTCTTTCATAGCTGAATTGTCATAATTTCCAGTCTGTCCCTGTTCAGTGAGTGTTGGCCTGCTTCTTTTGTATTTAGATCTGTCCTGGATTTTATCAATCGAGTCTGAATTTGTGATTTCCGCAGCAGCAACCTTTTTGTTTAGATGTTCAAACCCAGATGTAGGAAGGGTCGGTGCTTCAACAGGTGCTGCCATTTCTTCTGATGCCTTTCTCTCTTTTGCCTCTAAGAAGCCTCCTGGTTCGATTTGTTGGTGTTGTCTTATTCTAAGGTGGTGCAGCTGATCCACACAAAGCTGGTACTGCTCATATATGGTTAATTTTGTGGGTATTTTCAAATGAGAGTGTGAAGACTTCTCTGTCTGTTCCTGTGTCTTCTCAGGCTCACCGATGCTGATGTCACCCTTTGCACGCATCACAAATGCAGAACCAGAGTCTTGCTCTTCATTTACCTCCGACTTCCTCTGATGAGTTTTGAATGTACTGCTATCTCTGCAGGTGTTGTCTTTGCTAggagtttgtttatcagatagATTCACACGTTTCATATTTCCAGGGATTTCTCCGTGCTCAGGCAGAATCAACTTGTCTCTCCCTGGGATAAAGGAGAACGGGACGCAGGAGTCATCTGAGAGAGGAGGTTTATATGCACCTTCTCCTCCAAAGACCTCATTACCACCTGTAGCACAGGAGACAGGATGATGGTACTCTGCTGCAGATGATTGTTTACATACAGGTGATATCTTCTCTGTTTCCCAATGTGCTCCATCGGCCGATATCAAGCCGTCAGCTCTGCAGAGTTCATGGTGAACCTCTGACGCACTGCTGAGGAAACTGTGAGTCCAGTCCAACACATATCTCAGCTTCTGCTGCTCATTGAAGGAGGAGTCACTGAGAACATGAAGGCTCAGCTCCTGGTTGATGATCTGCCTACGATTCCCAGAGTCCTCCAGGAGTTCAAACACAGCACCTCCCAATCCTGTGACAGGATGTGTCTCCACGGTTGGATTTGCTGCTTGATAATTCATCTCTGCTTCATGTTTGTTTGATCGATCCATTCAGTCTTAGACTCACAGTACTGCTGGTAAACACCTACATTTAATGTTGTGCATCATGCATTCACTGGTTTGTTGGAAATCATTAGCTGTTGTTTTCCTTCCAGTAAACTGATTGTCCTGTTCAAACACAATCATATATAAGCAAACCAATCATATATATTCTGTATGtttgtctatctatctatctgaaaATAGAAACGCAATACTTTCGTCATCTTTCAAATATTTGACACTGTGGTACGATTTTAACTTAAGAGTCGTTCACCTCAGTTATTCTTTCATGACTGAGGAGTAATTTTGTCTATTGAACACATAAAACAAGAGCTGCACTCACTTCGCTCTTACCTTAAAGACTTCCTGTCCTCCACTTTATTCAGTACAGTCCTTGTAAAATCAGTGTAGTACAGCGTAGCTCAGAACTTTCTTTCAACTCTTGACATTAAGTTTTCTAATACGATGGAGGATAATTCTGGTATACTCAAATCAGCCGTTGACAGTAAAGGTTTGAACACTCCTGAAATCTGTTGTTGCTCTCACAAACATCACCATAGAGACACTAACAGGAAGTGCAACCTCACTTTCACAACACATGAGGGAGACAAAGCTCtgagaaagtttgtttttatacttCAACATGTACTGACAGGACGATTACTGAGAAACAGAAGAATTTAATTTGGTTAATTAAACTTCAATTACTTATTAATAAACTGTTTATAAACAGTGAAATGCTTTCACTGCTTATAAAAACCAAATATTACGCAAttttaaaggtttataaacatcagttgcaacttaaATGTTTATAGGTGAATTACACAGTATGTATTATAAGTATTATAAAAATCAATTACAACTTCACAATTAACACTTGTTTATgaagcatttaattgtttaagtTTTATTAACAACAAATTAACCATTTATTTATGATGGTTATTAAACTAACCAAATTTGAACTAATAGGTAGCAAACTTGACTGATTGCTAGTTTTTGCTTATTTCATccttaaatatgcaaatgagggcATCTAATTAAATATGTAGCAGTTTACATAACTTTCCAGCACATAAAtctgaactaaaataaataatcgACACATAAGACAACATATTTCAATATATATTCATTAGGGAGCTTTATTGTGGCAGTATTAACATATAAAACAAtctatgttttcttttataacaTACAAACATTCAAAATTTTCACTTCACAAAGTTCATAAGGCTTGGTTGTCCCAGAAGAGAGGGGGTCTTTACTgagggaattttttttttcgttttttctAATTCTTCTGAAATTAAATCTCCCAGAGTTTATTATTAAAAGAGActgaatgacaaagaaaataataataatctgacCAACCaataaaacaatcagtttgACCGAcaatcaaaaacaacaaagtgacCGTGCAAGAGAATCTGCTACTGTACATgcccacacaaaacacacaaataatatACTTAACAGCTTATTTTTCTCTTAAACCATGTGATGTCCTGTAGTTTTGCATATAGTAGACCTGagttcaaatatttaaaatcttaaataaattaatccaaagcagtatttgtgtatttaaagaGTTTTGTATTCCAGGTATTGTCTGTAGAGCATTTTCTGTTGGTTTCATTTAAAGGCTTATAATTAAATTTAAGGTTTGTAAATACTTGACTCATGTCGGGAACTCAGAACCTCAGATATGACATCAACTGATGTGTGATCTCGATGATGTTGTTTTAATCACAGTTTACAGGCAACAGAAGTTGAACTATCGGTCCATCTATATGCTGTTTGTAGAACACAAGAACTCAAAGTTCAGTAGCTCAAAACAAGAGCTAAATCTCAAAGGGCTGAAAGTCCCTTTTAAACTCAGAAAGGCTGCTAAACTGATGAGCTAAAGGCTAATATAATGCTACAGTGTCACATGGGGCCAGAGATCTGTTTTATCACAGAACTGAAAGGCCTTTTGTAGTTTGCAGTGAGTTGAGGTTTAtttttactttccattcactcgatttagtgttttttaaacttcttAAAACAGCTAAGCAATTAATCAATCGATTAGCTAATAGCATGCTCAATTAGCAATGAGGTTAGGTGTTAGTGCTGAGCATCCGGCTTTAATGATTTACACACACTGCAAAAGCACAATGAAGCTAACTAGTCAAATATTTTAGAGCTGCTCTGTAAGAAATTGCAAAATTATCTTTTACAAGCATCAAGAAGTTTCCATTTTGTGCTGAGACATAATTCAAATCTGCAACATGAATTGGCAACATGTCAAATTCATGCTTAAAACGAAcaaggggcagcatatcacctagctgtaacagctaactgctgctaacagtagctgctagttagctcagttagccgttcagctagcagtccagactggaGGCTTTGGGACCAGGGGTCTATTGTTctttacaccgctagcacagcAGCTTTGAACCTAGATGGGTTAGGGCTAGCTTGTTAACAcgctaacttcagtaaatatctctgcaaaTCAATAGACATCATGTTTTTCATATTATTCCTTTTCGCGCTGTTGATACTTTTGttaaaattttttttatgttttcaacttAAATTCCTACATGATGCCCCTTTATTAGACATCATCCTGCTTTGTTTTTGGAAGCCAATACAATCAGCAACCACATATTCAGTCTC contains:
- the LOC115581220 gene encoding uncharacterized protein LOC115581220 isoform X1 → MDRSNKHEAEMNYQAANPTVETHPVTGLGGAVFELLEDSGNRRQIINQELSLHVLSDSSFNEQQKLRYVLDWTHSFLSSASEVHHELCRADGLISADGAHWETEKISPVCKQSSAAEYHHPVSCATGGNEVFGGEGAYKPPLSDDSCVPFSFIPGRDKLILPEHGEIPGNMKRVNLSDKQTPSKDNTCRDSSTFKTHQRKSEVNEEQDSGSAFVMRAKGDISIGEPEKTQEQTEKSSHSHLKIPTKLTIYEQYQLCVDQLHHLRIRQHQQIEPGGFLEAKERKASEEMAAPVEAPTLPTSGFEHLNKKVAAAEITNSDSIDKIQDRSKYKRSRPTLTEQGQTGNYDNSAMKEKPAAICAVTTSKRLGHQSNKSGGLLKRTAGGVTSTDNVPTVEERAALTPDPGLFPKRLGCKPNVKRCRSHVKGGRGASLPRVSLSSITNKEITQRPRPSGVIKHTPEDKVETTSACRDTHKCRPPTRTRTALHEDRRPTSPTACRCEQTDCGFSPAGVPVCPRWLSLPDEVWLSILSLLPHSDLCRVLQVCSRLHTLASDHTLWKDLMIENCALTERWLLHLSRRRPRSLCLYSCSAPSLTSAGLEMFFTLCGKTLEELKVTSCTGPGLHGDQMLALIGRRCDRVTRVDVSWSGATDTGVKALSDGRSELQLKSVVLNGCHVTDDPLTRLVMRHKESLCRLEMFGCQFLTPSCLQTVFEICPRLEHLNIGQVPKVNAHSLTLMTSRLKCLISLNLTGLQAVTDPTVDTLLQNCVRIQSLTLNSCPGVTDLTLLNLSKYTPYIRSLDVSGCKAVTDAGVRSLALGCRRLEQLDLSSTGTGNRGVSLLANYCSGHLQTVKLSFCHISRENILKLCRRCRRLKVLHLYGCTRLPTEREIRGVNTAVKVYPQP
- the LOC115581220 gene encoding uncharacterized protein LOC115581220 isoform X2 → MDRSNKHEAEMNYQAANPTVETHPVTGLGGAVFELLEDSGNRRQIINQELSLHVLSDSSFNEQQKLRYVLDWTHSFLSSASEVHHELCRADGLISADGAHWETEKISPVCKQSSAAEYHHPVSCATGGNEVFGGEGAYKPPLSDDSCVPFSFIPGRDKLILPEHGEIPGNMKRVNLSDKQTPSKDNTCRDSSTFKTHQRKSEVNEEQDSGSAFVMRAKGDISIGEPEKTQEQTEKSSHSHLKIPTKLTIYEQYQLCVDQLHHLRIRQHQQIEPGGFLEAKERKASEEMAAPVEAPTLPTSGFEHLNKKVAAAEITNSDSIDKIQDRSKYKRSRPTLTEQGQTGNYDNSAMKEKPAAICAVTTSKRLGHQSNKSGGLLKRTAGGVTSTDNVPTVEERAALTPDPGLFPKRLGCKPNVKRCRSHVKGGRGASLPRVSLSSITNKEITQRPRPSGVIKHTPEDKVETTSACRDTHKCRPPTRTRTALHEDRRPTSPTACRCEQTDCGFSQVSLYVPAGCLCLTRCGCPSCLCCLTVTCAECCRSAAACTHWPLITHSELKVTSCTGPGLHGDQMLALIGRRCDRVTRVDVSWSGATDTGVKALSDGRSELQLKSVVLNGCHVTDDPLTRLVMRHKESLCRLEMFGCQFLTPSCLQTVFEICPRLEHLNIGQVPKVNAHSLTLMTSRLKCLISLNLTGLQAVTDPTVDTLLQNCVRIQSLTLNSCPGVTDLTLLNLSKYTPYIRSLDVSGCKAVTDAGVRSLALGCRRLEQLDLSSTGTGNRGVSLLANYCSGHLQTVKLSFCHISRENILKLCRRCRRLKVLHLYGCTRLPTEREIRGVNTAVKVYPQP